In Chelonia mydas isolate rCheMyd1 chromosome 10, rCheMyd1.pri.v2, whole genome shotgun sequence, a single window of DNA contains:
- the SLC51B gene encoding organic solute transporter subunit beta, giving the protein MKSLWIILFLLVQGTQGFLIQNVKVKLCLQASTTDENLLLEDCNPTSEFQHWSWQDNSLINQGTRKCLSSDEANSVRSSPCESAAHASWECVNFMLHSVGSIRMYLTAEKNKATLANTKSPSSRWRVSRGQSVCDQKPAKAEGSRYFAMALTTDKVEGNPISGMSQEQLQETLWFFRTEDSSTWNYSILVLSFVVLFLGLLLLGINIMANRNRKIILMCEQAAKPAEPEAKPPFVDLKEDNNLNPFTEDLLPKEQRPGEVLVQWKDGTLTALYAEKSEEDM; this is encoded by the exons ATGAAGTCACTCTGGATAATCCTCTTTCTACTGGTGCAAG GCACACAGGGTTTTCTCATTCAAAACGTTAAAGTCAAGCTGTGTTTACAAGCCAGCACAACAGATGAGAATTTACTTTTAGAGGACTGTAATCCCACTTCAGAGTTCCAACACTGGTCTTGGCAAGACAATTCCTTGATCAATCAAGGCACCAGGAAATGTCTGTCTTCAGATGAAGCCAACAGCGTACGGTCAAGTCCCTGTGAAAGTGCAGCACATGCAAGCTGGGAGTGTGTTAATTTCATGCTGCACTCTGTGGGCAGCATCCGTATGTACCTGACTGCAGAAAAGAATAAAGCCACTCTGGCGAATACAAAAAGCCCAAGTTCCCGATGGCGAGTCAGTAGGGGGCAGAGCGTATGCGATCAGAAGCCAG CAAAGGCAGAGGGCAGTAGATATTTCGCTATGGCTCTTACCACTGACAAGGTGGAAGGCAATCCCATTTCTGGAATGTCTCAAGAACAACTACAGGAGACGTTGTGGTTTTTCCGGACAGAAGATT CATCCACGTGGAATTATTCCATTCTAGTCCTGTCCTTTGTGGTTCTGTTTCTGGGCCTCCTTCTTCTGGGAATAAACATCATGGCAAACAG AAATAGGAAGATTATCCTCATGTGTGAACAGGCTGCCAAACCAGCTGAGCCGGAAGCCAAGCCACCCTTTGTggatttgaaggaagataatAACTTGAATCCTTTCACGGAAGATTTGCTTCCCAAAGAACAAAGACCAGGGGAGGTTTTGGTTCAGTGGAAGGATGGCACTCTTACAGCCCTGTATGCAGAGAAGTCTGAGGAGGACATGTAA